The genome window CAGCTTGGTACGTCATGGAAGTTAACCACTCTACGTGACCCGCTTTAAACAGACCACCTAACCCCATTAGCATTAACGATACGGTACAGTTGCCTCCGATAAAGTTTTTAACTCCATTAGCTAAGCCCTTATCGATAACGTCCCGGTTCACGGGATCTAAAATGATCAGCGCCTCATCATCCATGCGCAATGAAGATGCAGCATCAATCCAATACCCTTTCCAGCCGGCTTCACGCAACTTGGGGAATACCGCTTTTGTGTAGTCACCACCTTGGCATGAAATAATGGCATCCATCTGTTTCAGCTCATCAATATCCGTTGCATCTTTCAACGTTGGAATTGATTTGCCAATATCAGGACCAGCCTGTCCAGCCTGTGAAGTGGTGAAGAAGACGGGCTCATCGATAAAATCGAAGTCACGCTCTTCTAGCATGCGTTGCATCAGCACAGAACCAACCATTCCGCGCCAACCGACAAAACCTACACGTTTCATTGGAATCCCCAATAATAAATTCTTAAATTAGCGACACAAAAAGGCCGATTCTGCAAAGAACCAACCTGAATGTGTCGACATAGTTATTGTACGATGATTAAGCGCTCAATGCAGCTACTACTGCATCGCCCATTTCAGAAGTACTGACTTGCTGCATTCCCTCTGACATTATATCGGCAGTACGTACATTCTGATCTAACACTCGGCTCACAGCCGCTTCTATACGGTCTGCCGTAGCACCGGCATTTAACGAATAACGCAACATCATTGCAGCCGATAAGATAGTCGCTAAAGGATTAGCCTTACCCTGACCAGCAATATCGGGTGCTGAACCGTGACACGGCTCGTACATGCCTTTACCGTTCTCATCTAATGATGCTGAGGGCAGCATACCAATAGAGCCGGTTAGCATCGCTGCTGCGTCCGACAGGATATCACCAAACATGTTCCCGGTAACCACAACATCAAATTGCTTAGGCGCGCGTACCAATTGCATCGCTGCATTATCAACATACATATGGCTAAGCTCTACATCCGGATAATCCTTAGCAAGCTCCTCCATAATTTCGCGCCACAAAACGGTCACTTCGAGTACATTCGCTTTATCAACTGAACACAAGCGCTTACCACGCTGGCGAGCTGCCTCAAAAGCCACACGACCAATTCGACGGATTTCGTTTTCATCATATACGTAGGTGTTATAACCCTCGCGAATACCGCCTTCTTTCTCACGAATACCGCGCGGCTTACCAAAGTAAATACCACCCGTTAATTCACGAACAATTAATATATCTAAACCAGCCACAATCTCAGGCTTTAACGATGACGCATGCGCCAACTGCGGGTAAAGAATAGCTGGACGCAAGTTACCAAACAGCTGCAAATTAGAACGAATACCCAACAAACCCTTTTCAGGACGGATTTGAAAGTCTGGAATCGTGTCCCACTTAGGGCCACCCACAGCCCCAAGTAGTATTGCATCTGCAGACTGAGCAGCCGCCAACGTGGCTGGCGGCAACGGCACACCATCAGCATCAATTGCTGCGCCACCTACTAACGCTTCAGAAAAAACCAACCCTAACTTATCTTGCTGATTAACTAACTCTAAAACGCGTTTAGCTTCAGTAACAATTTCTGGACCTATGCCGTCACCCGGCAGAATCAGTACACTCTTAGACATATATATTCCAAATCTCTTCAGTCAACTATTAATAAGGCTTGATCGCGTCAAACAACCAAGGCGTTTCTTGGCGACGACGAGCCTCATAAGCCTTTATATCGTCTGCGTTTTGCAATGTAAGGCCGATATCGTCCAGACCGTTTAGCAAGCAATGCTTACGAAAACCATCGACATCAAAAGTCATTTCTGTGCCAGAAGGAGTAACCACCACTTGCTTTTCCAAGTCGATAGATAATTGATAGCCTTCTTGGGACTCGACTTCATTAAACAACTGATCGACTTGCTCTTCGTCTAAAACGATTGGCAATAGACCATTTTTAAAGCAGTTGTTATAAAAAATATCCGCAAAACTAGGCGCTATAACACAACGAATCCCAAAATCTTCTAACGCCCAAGGTGCATGCTCACGACTAGAACCACAACCAAAGTTCTCACGAGCTAGCAGAACAGATGTACCTTGATAGCGAGGTAGGTTAAGGACAAACTCTTTATTTAAGGGACGGCCTGAACAATCTTGGTCTGGCTGCCCTTCATCCAAATAGCGCAACTCATCAAACAGGTTAGGACCAAAACCTGAACGCTTAATAGATTTCAAAAACTGCTTGGGAATGATCATATCTGTATCAACATTGGCGCGATCTAATGGCGCAGCGATACCGGTATGCACTGTAAACTTTTTCATTTTATATCTCCGCTACTTAGGCGCCCATTAACTCACGAACATCAACAAAATGGCCCGTGACTGCTGCTGCCGCCGCCATAGCTGGGCTAACTAAATGTGTACGACCACCAAAGCCCTGACGCCCTTCGAAGTTTCGGTTACTAGTCGAAGCGCAATGCTCGCCATTGCCTAACTTATCCGGATTCATAGCCAAGCACATTGAGCAACCGGGTTCACGCCACTCCAGCCCCGCTTCAATGAATATTTTATCCAAACCTTCCTGTTCGGCTTGCTGCTTAACCAGCCCTGAGCCAGGTACAACCAACGCCTGTTTAATAGTGCCAGCTACCTTGCGCCCTTTTACCACCTCTGCTGCAGCGCGAAGGTCTTCAATACGCGAATTTGTGCAAGAGCCAATGAAGACGCGATCCAACTGAATATCAGTAATTTTCTGATCTGCCGCCAGACCCATGTAGGTTAAAGCGCGACGAATACCATCTGCTTTAACTTCATCAGCTTCGTTTAATGGGTTAGGCACTGTAGCCTTAACGTCGACAACCATCTCTGGCGACGTTCCCCATGTGACCTGAGGAATGATATCTTCAGCTTTGATAACGACAACTTTATCAAAGACAGCATCATCATCCGAAACTAAGGTCTTCCAGTAAGCACACGCTGCATCCCATTGCTCACCCTTAGGAGAGAATGGGCGGTCTTTAAAGTAATCGATGGTCTTCTGATCAACAGACACCATACCAACGCGAGCACCGGCTTCGATAGCCATATTACAAATGGTCATGCGGCCTTCCATAGAAATACTATGGATAGCATCTCCACCAAATTCGATAGCGCACCCGTTACCGCCAGCTGTCCCTATAACACCTATAATATGCAAGATAACGTCTTTAGCTGTAACACCAAAACCTAACTCACCATCAACACGCACCAGCATATTTTTCATTTTCTTAGCGATCAGGCACTGCGTTGCTAATACATGCTCAACTTCAGAGGTACCAATACCATGGGCCAAGGCACCAAAAGCGCCATGAGTCGACGTATGTGAATCACCGCAAACCACAGTTGTACCAGGCAAGGTCATACCCTGCTCCGGCCCTATGACATGCACGATACCTTGTCGAGTATCGTTCATTTTGAATTCAAAAATACCAAAATCATCACAGTTAGCATCCAGCGTCTTAACTTGAATACGCGACACTGAATCAACTATCTCATCAACACCGCCTGCCCGCGGAGTGGTCGGCACATTATGGTCAGGTGTTGCCAAGTTAGCATCGATACGCCAAGGCTTACGATTAGCCAAGCGCAACCCTTCAAACGCCTGAGGTGATGTCACTTCGTGTAAAATATGGCGATCAATATATATAAGCGCACTACCATCATCGTTTTGACGAACTAAATGCTGATCCCACAATTTGTCATATAAGGTCTTGCCAGCCATAGGAATACTCCCCAATTAGGCATTATTGTTCTCGTTAAGCAGCCGCTCGAAAGCCACCCAAATTATATGGTTATGCTATAGAAGCCCGCCAAATAACACAAATTCATTATTTTTATACAAACGATTCCTTAAAGGAATAACAGAGGATCAGCTTGCCCCTTTCGCCTGATTCCAGCGAATACATTCTTCTAGCGTCACACCTGACCCACCAAAGATATTAAGGGCACTTCCAATGGTTAAATCCACCTTTCCGGATGAAAGCTGATTAACCAACTTCAAGTCCGCTAAAGAACGAGCGCCACCAGCATAAGTAACAGGTATAGAGCACCAGTCACCCAACTTATCTACCAATTGCTCATCGATTCCCGCTTGCAACCCCTCAACGTCAGCAGCATGAATTAAAAACTCAGCACAATGTTTTTCTAGCTCAGCCAAGGTTGCGCCATCAATAATGGTGTCTGTTACTGTCTGCCAGCGGTTAGTCGCGATTTGCCAACCTTTGTTGGTTTGGCGACAACTCAAATCCAAAACCAAACGCTCGACACCTACTTCTTGCTTTATTTTATCAAGACGAGCCCATGAAAACTGACCATCCTCGAACAAGTAAGAAGTCACAATGACATGAGAGGCGCCTGCCTCAAGATAAGACGCAGCATTAGCATGGTTAACACCACCACCAAACTGCAAACCACCAGGCCATGCACCTAATGCCTTTAACACCTGCTCTTCATTACCCGGCCCCAGAGCAATAACATGTCCGCCCTGCAAGCCATGCTGATGATATAAGCCAGCATAATATTCGGCATCATGCTGGCTTATAAAGTTGGTTTGAGCACCTTGATCGCTCAAGCTACCTCCAACAATTTGCTTAACCTGGCCCTGGTGAAGATCGATACAAGGTCTGAAAAATGTCACAGCCACTCCTAACATCAGCGCTTAAAATTTATTTGATGGATTATAAACGTTCCGACCCATAATGCAGAATGAGTACGCGAATAAAATACACAAGATTTTAAGCCATCAAACAGCAGGGCAAAGTATATGAATGAATTAGAAAGATAAGAAAGATAACATTTCAGAGAAGCCTTACGAGCGCAAGACTCTTATGTTTAGAAATTGGTGCCCGGAGCCGGAATCGAACCGGCACGACCGTTAAGTCGCAAGATTTTAAGTCTTGTGTGTCTACCAATTTCACCATCCGGGCAAAATTTCTTTTCCAGCTTAAGCAGAGCTTAAACATGGAGGCGCGGGTCGGAATCGAACCGGCGTACACGGAGTTGCAGTCCGCTGCATGACCACTCTGCCACCGCGCCTTACGTTTTGATTGGAGCGGGAAACGAGATTCGAACTCGCGACCCCGACCTTGGCAAGGTCGTGCTCTACCAACTGAGCTATTCCCGCATCACTCAAAACGTGGGGCGTATTATAGAGAGATCTGAGACGGTGTCAACACGCTTTTACAATAAATTTTTACTTAAAGATTAAATACTTACATTTCACTCGTGAGAACAGGCCATGCGGCCTTCAAATAAATGATCATAGACCATAAAGTCAAAATAGCAGCACCATACATCGCCACGATACCAACCCAGGACAAAGCGGAAAATGGCGTAAACGAAACCAACAACAATATTGAAATCATCTGAAGGGCCGTTTTTATTTTACCTATGTAAGATACAGCCACATTAGCCCGCTTACCTACTTCAGCCATCCATTCACGCAATGCTGATATCACTATTTCCCGCCCAATTATAATGATGGCCGGAACAGTCATCCATAACGCCGAAAAAGTTTGCGTTAGCACGACCAGCGCCGCAGCAACAATCAACTTGTCCGCAACTGGATCTAGAAAAGCACCTAACGCTGAGGTCTGATTCCAACGACGCGCCAAATAACCATCAAACCAATCCGTAATCGCAGCCAAAGCAAAAATCACCCCTGCTGAAAAATGCGCGTACGGAACTGGCAAATAATAAATAAGAATAAATACCGGGATCAAAACAATCCGCAGCAAGGTTAATAGATTGGGTATATTCATGGATAACAGCACCTGTCCTGACAGTTCCCTGTCAATCTTCTGGATGTAACGCTCCATAGATCTCCTCTGCGAGCGCGCTGCTTATGGTAGAGACTTTGGCAATTTCTGCAACACTCGCTCGCTCAATTGCTTGAATACCACCAAAATGCTTCAGCAACTCTCGTCTTCTTTTAGGCCCTACACCGGGAATCCCTTCTAAACGTGATTGGTTCCTGGCTTTTCCGCGCCTTGCCCGATGGCCTGTAATAGCAAATCTATGCGCTTCATCACGTATATGCTGAACAAGATGAAGAGCAGATGAATCCGACGCCAATGTAACCTCTTGACCAGTTTCAGCAACAATTAGCGTCTCAAAACCCGCCTTGCGGGTCGTCCCTTTCGCAACGCCTATAATCTGCACTTCATTAATCTGCAACTCACGTAAAACATCCACTGCTTGCGTGACCTGACCTTTACCGCCATCGATAAACAGTATGTCAGGCAAAGCTCCCTCACCTTTTTTAATGCGAGTGTAACGCCTAGTTAGCGCTTGATGCATAGCGGCATAATCATCTCCGCCAGTTATACCTTCGATATTAAAGTGACGGTAGTCTTTCTTCAATGGTCCGTTATGATCAAACACAACACAAGAGGCGACCGTTGCCTCACCTGAGCTGTGGGATATATCGAAACATTCAAGGCGTTTGGGAATAGCATCAAGGTTAAAAGCCTCTTGCAACTGAACAAATCGCTGATACATAGTTTGCTTACTGGCCAAATGACTAGACAGCTGCTGCTCAGCATTGGTCAATGCCAGCTTTTGCCAACCGGCTCTTTCACCTTTCACACGGTAATTGACGCTCACTTTTTTACCACGATGCTCCGTCAAGGCCTCTTCTAAACACGCTTTATCATCCAAGTCATGGCTACAAATAATGACATCTGGCAACTCTCGCGCACTGCCCAAGTACCACTGAGCTATAAAGGCTGATAACACTTGTTCAGGACTATCCTCTATAGAGACTTTGGGGTGAACCGCTTTACTGCCAACAATCCGCCCACCTCGCACATACAGAACATGCACACAAACACCCCCGGGCAATATAGCGCAGGCAATTACGTCAGCATCCCCCGCATCGCCAGCAACAAACTGCTGCTCTTGTATAAGCTGCAAACTGCTGATTTGATCACGATAGACAGCAGCTCTTTCAAAATCCAATGATGCAGCGGCCACTTCCATCTGATCCGCTAATTCCTTCATAATCACATGGCTTTTTCCCTGCAAAAACATGCTCGCATGCCGAACATCTTCTTGATAAGCCTCTTCCGTAATGGCCTTAACACAGGGTGCACTGCAACGGTCTATTTGATACTGCAAACAAGGTCTTGAGCGGTTTTTAAAAAACGTATCGTCACACTGACGAATTTTAAACAGCTTTTGCAAGATCCCCAATGTATCGTTAATCGCCGCGCGGCTTGGAAAGGGCCCAAAGTAGCTTCCTTTTTTACGTTTAGCTCCACGATGAAAACTTAGCAACGGATAAGTATCTTTATCAGAAACAAAAATATAGGGATAACTTTTGTCGTCCCTCAACAAAATATTGTAGGGAGGCCGGTACTCCTTAATCAAATTTTGTTCTAGCAACAGCGCTTCAGTTTCACTGTTAGTGACTGTTACATCTATCGTGCGTATGTGGCTGACCAGCGCTTGCGTCTTAACTGTCAGCCCTGTTGCTCGAAAATAACTAGATACTCGCTTTTTTAGATTCTTCGCTTTACCAATATATAGCAGCTCACCGGCAGCATCTCGCATTTGGTAAACACCAGGCCGCTGTGTTAAGCGAGCGAGAAATGCCTGACTATCAAAGCCATCTAATGTGGTGTCGTTGTTATTACGTGACTGTGCCATTAGCTCTCTGTTTTTACTTCGTGTAATGCTTTATTAGCCTGCATATGAATATGCGTTGCCTTTTGATGTATAGCTTCTAGACGCTTTCGTGTTTCATCATTAATACCGGCACCACGAGATAGCGACACCTCAAGATAAACGCTAATTTCTGCAAAATAATACAAGCGAGCATTAAATGATTTAGCGCGCTTTAGTTTTGCCATGGAGGTTTGAGCGCCGTTCATCAATATTGTATTGATGTTAGTGTCAGAAAGAACCGGAAAACGGTGTAGCTCTCGCTGATCCAGTTCTGGCTCACCCTTAGTAGAGATATCGATCATATTCACGCCCTAGCTCAAAAATAGTCTGTAACGATATGATGTCATTATTAACACGCCATCGCTATAGTGAGGCACCACAGACAATAAGCTTACGCATTAAATATACCAACAGATGGACGTTTAATTGTGACCACAGACCGTCTAATAATTGATATTAAAAACGATATTGATTGGCTCAAGGCATCTCAGCCTCTCATGCGGCATAGCAACATCCATTTTTTTAACACACATCAGCCATTAACCCAAAACACCCAAAGCTTAGTCGCTTACGGTAAGCCACCTACCTTCAGGTTAGGGCATTTATTTGAGGAGGTTGTCGACCGCTTTATTAGCCTTACCTCTAAACTTGAGACGGTAGCGCGCAACATTCAAATACGTAACAGCAAAACCACATTAGGTGAGCTAGATTTTCTTTACAGAAATTGTATTGACGGGTCTATCACGCATTTAGAAGTCGCTGTTAAATTTTATTTGTTTTTCCCTGATGACACATGCCTCAACGAAGCATTACCAATACCGAGCCTAGCGAAATTTATCGGGCCAGGCAGTAAAGATAGACTCGATAAAAAATGGTCGCGCCTTACCAGCCATCAGCTGCAGCTCACTGCAAACCCAGTAACTCAAGCCGCACTAACAGCCCTAGACTTACCTTTACCTCATAAAAGTGAGCTTCTATTAACCGGTATTCTATTTTATCCGTATCAAGCCGATCGTTTTGATTTAATTAAACAACATGTAGGACTAGAAGAGGTCATCCACCCCAACCACCAGCATGGATGGTGGCTACCCAGAAAAGAAATCGACCAAATTAAAACTCAAGCACTGAACGAACATTGGCAATTTTTATTATTACCCAAACACCACTGGATAGCGGGAGCGTCGCACTATGATGCGCAAGAAATAGAGAATAAAAGCTTAAGTTTTACTGCATTGAAAGCAATGCTAGATAAGCGTCATATCGCACTACCTATTATGATTGCCTGTATACAAAAACATAAAGATGGCTTTAAAGCCGTCGCAAGGGGATTTATTGTAGAAGATAACTGGCCGCACACACCCTCTGGTAGCAACAAACAGACAGATCAAAATAGCAAAAACCTATCAACATGACACGCCATACTCTTCAAGGCTTAGTTTAAGCGCTTATAGCATAACTTGCCTTGTTGATAAGTTGGGGGGGGCTTGTGCGGCAACTAATCGGCTAGGAGTTACTTTCCAGCAGACTGGGCAGCTTCAGCTTTTTCAGCATCAGCAGCGATGTTTTTCTTTAAAAAACGCACCCCCACTACCACTAGCGCAATACATACAACAACAATAGCTACACTGGGAACAAACGACATCATACTGTATTTATCGAAGCCTAACATAAACATATACCTTTATTTATTGTCACAAGAATACAGCAATTATAGTCATTTATTGATCTAGCTCAAATCGCTTTAGTAGGCTTGACGTGTCCATCCGACCCCCACCCAAAGTCTGAACTTCAGCATAATAGCTATCGACAAGCTTTGTCACGGGTAGTTGCGCACCGTTTCTAGACGCTTCATTCAACGCAATGCCTAGGTCTTTACGCATCCAGTCAACCGCAAAGCCAAAGTCATACTCACCAGCCAACATTGTTTTGTGACGGTTAGCCATTTGCCATGAGCCAGCGGCGCCGTGCTGAATTAACTCAAAGACTTGGTGAGCATCTAAACCGGCTTTTTGAGCAAACTGAACGCCCTCTGCCAACCCCTGCAAAAGACCAGCAATACAAATTTGATTAACCATTTTAGCGAGCTGACCACTACCAACTGGGCCTAATAATTTAATCGATTTACCATAGGCTTCCATCACAGGTCTAGCAATAGCAAATGCCTCGTCAGAGCCTCCCACCATTACACTTAAAACACCATTCTCTGCTCCAGCCTGACCACCGGAAACGGGGGCATCTAAAAATTGAACGTTAACTTCAGCCGCTTTTTCACTGATTTCTCGCGCCGCTTCTGCTGATGCGGTTGTATGATCAACCAATATAGCCCCAGGCATTAAAGACTTCAGCACACCATCGCTGCCTGACGTCACTTCACGTAAGTCATCGTCATTACCGACACATACAAAAACAATGCTCGCCTCTCTAGCGGCCTCTTTTGGCGTTAAGGCCAGCTGGCCAGAGAACTCAGCCACCCAACTCTGCGCTTTTGATTGCGTGCGATTATATACAGTGACATCGTGCCCGGCGGCAGCTAAGTGCCCCGCCATAGGGTATCCCATTGTGCCTAAACCAATAAAAGCGACTTTCATATTATTAATCCTTATTTGTTTATTAACCGTATACTCATTTTATTTGCATTAAAATGCAGCTAATAGTTTGTACCTTTGTCATTTACCATGGAGCTTGTATGCGCCCTACGTTACAAAAAGCATTGTTAATGCGCTATTTTTTACCCAGCCTAATCATTTTGCTTAATGTATTAAATACTGCCAAAGCAGATGACAGTATGATGTTTAGCGAACTTGCTTTTCCAGACACAAATGGCACAACAATCAACATGACAGATTTCAAAGGCAAGATTGTACTGTTAAATTTTTGGGCGACCTGGTGCCCTCCTTGCGTTAAAGAAATGCCCTCTATGCAACGCTTGAAAAATCACTTTGCCGACCAACCATTTGAGATTGTCGCGATCTCTGCTGGGGAAGAAAGCGAAGCAGTTACTGAGTTTTTACCTCGCTTGAACACCGATTTTACCTTTCCTATTTTAGTTGATGCCAAAGGTATATCATTTATGGCACTCGGCATTAAAGGACTCCCTATGAGCTTCCTATTAAACAAAGACGGTAAAAGCATTTTAACTATTATGGGTGGTCGAGAGTGGGATGACGAAACACAAATCAAGCTCATTGAAAATGCCCTGGCTGGTAAGCCATTACAGTAACTGAGTACCAGCTTGTCCAACTATGCAGACACAAAAAAGCCGACGATTAGTCGGCTTTTTTATATGTGAATGGTAAGCGAATTAACTAGCCTGCAAGTACACCTGCTCTGCAGCCTTAAGCGCTTTGCCTGCTTGTACAGAAGCTCCCATTCCCAGCAACGTACTTTCCAGCGCAGAAAGACATAAGGTTACATTGCGGCGATTAGCTGAACTACCCATCAAGCCAATACGCCATACCTTACCAGCTAAATCTCCCAAACCGGCTCCAATCTCAAGGCCGTACTCGCTTAACAAAGTCGAGCGAACCTTAGCATCATCTACTCCTTCAGGAATAATGACTGAATTTAGCTGAGGCAGTCGATTAGCTTCATCAACCAAAAAACCGATGCCCATTGCTTCTAAGCCAGCTTTTAAAGCTTGATGATGAAACGCGTGACGCTGCCAAGACTCCTCTACGCCCTCTTCGTGTAAAATAACCAACGACTCATGCAGCGCATACAAAGCATTAACAGGAGCAGTATGGTGATAAGCTCGCTTACCTTCTCCTCCCCAATACCCCATGACCAAATTGGTATCTAAAAACCAACTCTGAACACTTGCCGTGCGGTTTTTAACCTTATCTACCGCCTTGGCACTCAAACTAATGGGTGAAATCCCCGGCGCGCACGAGAGACATTTTTGCGTTCCTGAATAAATCGCATCAATCCCCCATTCATCAACCCGCAACTCTGTTCCCCCTAGGGATGTAACCGCATCAACAATAGTCAGTGCCCCTCTCTCTTGCGCTAAAGCACAAAGAGCTTTGGCATCAGAGCTAACACCGGTTGAAGTCTCTGCATGAACAAAAGCCAAAATAGCGGCATCCGGATGCGCATCAAAAGCAGCAGCTACTTTATCCAAGCTCACCGCAGAACCCCATGCATCCATCACCATAACCGCTTCGCCGCCCGCACGCTCTACATTCTCCTTCATGCGGCCGCCAAAAACACCGTTCTGGCACACTATAACTTTATCACCCGGCTCAACCAAGTTGACAAAACAAGCTTCCATGCCTGCTGAACCTGGTGCAGATAC of Neptunomonas phycophila contains these proteins:
- a CDS encoding pyridoxal-phosphate-dependent aminotransferase family protein; the protein is MITSFHPPIRTLMGPGPSDVSPRVLEAMARPTIGHLDPEFVRMMDEIKELLKKAFKTENELTMPVSAPGSAGMEACFVNLVEPGDKVIVCQNGVFGGRMKENVERAGGEAVMVMDAWGSAVSLDKVAAAFDAHPDAAILAFVHAETSTGVSSDAKALCALAQERGALTIVDAVTSLGGTELRVDEWGIDAIYSGTQKCLSCAPGISPISLSAKAVDKVKNRTASVQSWFLDTNLVMGYWGGEGKRAYHHTAPVNALYALHESLVILHEEGVEESWQRHAFHHQALKAGLEAMGIGFLVDEANRLPQLNSVIIPEGVDDAKVRSTLLSEYGLEIGAGLGDLAGKVWRIGLMGSSANRRNVTLCLSALESTLLGMGASVQAGKALKAAEQVYLQAS